The window TGCAATGATTAATGGAACAATGGCAGAAGTAAATGAGGCAGTGTTTAAAGGGGCAAAAGAGGCGGTTACAATCTGCATTGGATTTATTAGTGTGCTAGTTTTTTGGTTAGGCTTAATGAAAATTGCTCAAGCGTCTGGCTTATTAGAAAAATTAGCACAACTGTTTCGACCGCTAGTCGTAAGACTTTTCCCAGAGGTGCCAGTCAATCATCCTGCAATGGGGTATATGCTATCAAATATGATTGCCAATATGTTTGGACTTGGAAATGCTGCAACTCCAATGGGGATTAAAGCGATGGAGCAATTAAAAGAATTAAACGGTGGCAAAAATGAAGCAAGTCGATCCATGATTACTTTTTTGGCTATTAATACATCGAGCTTGACATTAATACCTACAACGGTAATTGCTATTCGTATGACTTATGAATCAAGTGCCCCAACAGAAATTGTCGGCACGACACTTATTGCAACCCTATTTTCCACAATCGCAGCAATCGCGATAGACCGTTTTTTCTATTATAGAAGAGTGAGAAGAGGTGCTAGTTAATGGAGTTCATTTCACTCGTCTCATTATGGATCATACCAGTGATCATTTGTACAATCCTGCTTTATGGCACGTATAAACAAGTGCCAACGTATGAAACGTTTGTAGAAGGTGGAAAAGAAGGGATAAAAATTGCTGTATCTATTATTCCGTTCTTAGTAGGGATGTTAGTGGCCATCTCTATCTTTCGTGCTTCTGGAGCACTAGACTTTATCATTGACTTACTAAGACCTGCTTTATATGCATTGGGCGTACCTCCTGAGATTGTTCCACTTGCCTTAATCCGTCCAATCTCTGGAACGGCAGCTCTTGGAATGACTACAGATATCATTGCGACACATGGGCCAGATTCTTTTATTGGTAGACTAGCCTCTACGATGCAAGGTAGTACTGATACGACACTTTATGTCTTAACAGTATACTTCGGTGCAGTTGGAATAAAGAAAATGGGTGACGCGCTAAAAGTTGGACTTCTAGCAGACCTTGTTGGTATTATAGTAGCCATTGTAGTTGTTATTTTAATATTTGGAATGTGAGTGAGTTTCATAATGTACAAATACTATACGAAAAACGAATCATATAAGAACTTATTTTTAAGAAATTTTTTATTTAACGAACGTAAAAAAATTTTTTCGAACTAAATCTTCGTTTTTCACGAAACGAAACGATTCATGTAAAACGCTAACGCCGTTAGCGTTTATTTCTTTTTTTATGAAAAAAAGTGTACAATAGAAGTTAGACTTCTATAGGAAGAAATTATTTTTTTTGAAGTAAGGCGATCAAATCCCACCTAGCCATATAAAAAGGCATTTCGGTGGGCATGTTTATGTTCACTATTTCAATGTAAAAATAAAGGTACAAATATATTAATGAGGTGAAACGATGGAACGTTTACAAAAAGTGATAGCACGTGCAGGAATTACATCGAGAAGAAAGGCAGAACAATTAATTTTAGATGGAAGAGTTACGGTAAATGGCAAAGTGGTGAAAGAATTAGGAGTTAAAGTTACATCCAACGATAAAATTGAAGTAGAAGGAATTCCATTAGAAAGAGAAAAGCCAGTCTACTTTGCGATGTATAAACCAAGAGGTGTAATTTCTAGTGTAAGTGACGATAAAGGTAGAAAGGTAGTTACTGATTTCTTACCAGAAATTCAGGAGCGCATTTATCCGGTAGGTCGTCTTGATTACGATACTTCAGGATTATTAGTACTTACAAATGACGGCGATTTTGCCAATGCACTTATGCATCCTAAATATGAAGTGGACAAGCAATATATTGCGAAAGTAAAAGGCGTTTTAACGAAAGAGGCAATACGAAGCTTAGAGCGTGGTGTTGTCCTAGAAGATGGTAAAACGTCGCCAGCTAAAGTGAAAATAATTTCTTCTGATAAAAAGAAAAACACATCAATCTATGAAGTTGTTATTCACGAAGGACGTAATCGCCAAGTACGCCGCATGTTCGAAGCGCTTGGTCATCCTGTAATTAAACTAAGAAGAGAAAAGTACGGTTTCTTAACATTACAAGGCTTACAACCAGGCGAAGCTCGTGAACTAACACCACACGAAGTAAAACAACTTAGAGCACTAGCAACTACTAAACCTAGATAAGCGTTGTAAAAGAGTCTGGTTGTAACATAAAACTAGTGAAGTGTAACATAAAACGCACTTGGTGTAGCATAAAGAGCAGAAGGTGTAGCATAAAACGAAAAAAGTGTAGCTAAAGAGCCAGTGGTGTAACAGAAATCTTGCGAAGTGTAACATAAAACGCTCCAGGTGTAACAAAAAATGTACAAGGTGTAACATAAAAAAGTGGAGTATATGAAATAAAAACTGTCACATAAGGTTCATATTCTTTTCACTATGAGAAAAGTGGTAAATGTTATAATATCGTAGATGAATACTAGATAAGGATAGGGGAGTCTTCGTTGGATAAAAGAAAGAGACTTATAATGAGATCTGTCATTCTTGTTCTCCTATTAGTTGCAATAGGCTATACCATTTACACTAGTGTGTTTAATAATCAACGAGACGTAGTTAATATTGGAGATACTGCACCAAACTTTTCTTTAGTAGACCTTGAAGGAAATACAGTAATGCTTTCAGACTTACGTGGGAAAGGTGTATTTCTTAACTTCTGGGGAACTTGGTGTAAGCCGTGTGAGCGTGAAATGCCTTATATGGAAAACCAATACAATGTCTTTAAAGATAAAGGTGTAGAGATTGTTGCAGTTAATATCCAAGAGACGGATTTAGTAGTAGAAAGATTCAGAGATAGATACGGCCTTACATTTCCTATTGCCATTGATAGAGACCGACAAGTATTGAATGCATATGGTGTTCAACCGTTGCCAACAACCTTTTTGATTGATGAAAACGGGGTTGTCGTGTATAAGATATCAAGTGAA is drawn from Bacillus alkalisoli and contains these coding sequences:
- a CDS encoding nucleoside recognition domain-containing protein, which gives rise to MVNIIWVALTVIGIAFAMINGTMAEVNEAVFKGAKEAVTICIGFISVLVFWLGLMKIAQASGLLEKLAQLFRPLVVRLFPEVPVNHPAMGYMLSNMIANMFGLGNAATPMGIKAMEQLKELNGGKNEASRSMITFLAINTSSLTLIPTTVIAIRMTYESSAPTEIVGTTLIATLFSTIAAIAIDRFFYYRRVRRGAS
- a CDS encoding spore maturation protein, which gives rise to MEFISLVSLWIIPVIICTILLYGTYKQVPTYETFVEGGKEGIKIAVSIIPFLVGMLVAISIFRASGALDFIIDLLRPALYALGVPPEIVPLALIRPISGTAALGMTTDIIATHGPDSFIGRLASTMQGSTDTTLYVLTVYFGAVGIKKMGDALKVGLLADLVGIIVAIVVVILIFGM
- a CDS encoding pseudouridine synthase; the encoded protein is MERLQKVIARAGITSRRKAEQLILDGRVTVNGKVVKELGVKVTSNDKIEVEGIPLEREKPVYFAMYKPRGVISSVSDDKGRKVVTDFLPEIQERIYPVGRLDYDTSGLLVLTNDGDFANALMHPKYEVDKQYIAKVKGVLTKEAIRSLERGVVLEDGKTSPAKVKIISSDKKKNTSIYEVVIHEGRNRQVRRMFEALGHPVIKLRREKYGFLTLQGLQPGEARELTPHEVKQLRALATTKPR
- the resA gene encoding thiol-disulfide oxidoreductase ResA, giving the protein MDKRKRLIMRSVILVLLLVAIGYTIYTSVFNNQRDVVNIGDTAPNFSLVDLEGNTVMLSDLRGKGVFLNFWGTWCKPCEREMPYMENQYNVFKDKGVEIVAVNIQETDLVVERFRDRYGLTFPIAIDRDRQVLNAYGVQPLPTTFLIDENGVVVYKISSELSEKMIIEMMERIVPNQQ